The following proteins are encoded in a genomic region of Falsibacillus albus:
- a CDS encoding vWA domain-containing protein — protein sequence MGTIDLQKRSVKIILEKKELTKVTARVGLVLDITGSMRKLYKNGTVQKVVERILAVADQFDDDGELDVWVYDHEFSRLKPVTEKDFDGYVNREILEDDRIHKFGRNDEPPVMKDVLRKYVSEDPSHHPAYIVFINDGGCKKTIKPIIEASADKPVYWQFVGVGDGNFEFLQKLDNQGRFTNNAHFLHIEEIDKISDDELYDRLLNEFPKWLKEAKQKGVLIEKPLEDIAAAKEKPKKKGFWARLFGRL from the coding sequence TTGGGAACGATTGATTTACAAAAGAGAAGTGTCAAGATTATTTTGGAGAAAAAGGAACTTACGAAGGTAACGGCGCGTGTCGGTCTCGTTCTTGATATAACAGGATCGATGAGGAAGCTGTATAAGAATGGCACTGTTCAGAAGGTGGTTGAAAGAATTCTGGCCGTTGCTGATCAATTCGATGACGATGGTGAGCTGGACGTTTGGGTATATGACCATGAATTTTCAAGATTAAAGCCCGTAACGGAAAAGGACTTTGATGGATATGTGAATCGTGAAATCCTCGAGGATGACCGTATACATAAGTTCGGCAGAAATGATGAGCCCCCTGTCATGAAGGATGTTTTAAGGAAATATGTATCTGAAGACCCCAGCCATCATCCTGCTTATATTGTGTTTATCAATGATGGCGGATGCAAAAAGACGATAAAACCAATCATTGAGGCATCTGCAGATAAGCCAGTATACTGGCAATTCGTTGGAGTGGGCGACGGCAATTTCGAATTTCTCCAAAAACTAGACAACCAAGGGAGATTCACAAACAATGCCCACTTCTTACATATCGAGGAGATTGATAAGATTTCAGATGATGAACTGTACGACCGGCTGCTGAACGAATTCCCCAAGTGGCTCAAGGAAGCAAAACAAAAAGGGGTATTGATCGAAAAGCCGCTCGAGGACATAGCAGCGGCAAAAGAAAAACCGAAAAAGAAAGGGTTTTGGGCAAGGTTGTTTGGCAGGTTGTAA
- a CDS encoding DUF3189 family protein: MIYIYNDFGGTHTTSLAAAYHLNKLPKDGKLTKEEILHTPYFNKLQPKDAGRIIFHGEDEDGNPVYTIGRRRDKLLVPALKDYSLLMMDRFNAREKIVFSNTSPTVPLPMTLGGLFSRELKLDFIGVPLLVMGAKQCCHDVLRLVEHTKEMGRTTKNRITILENKEFK; encoded by the coding sequence ATGATTTATATCTATAATGACTTCGGCGGCACACATACAACGTCCCTTGCGGCAGCCTACCATTTAAACAAACTCCCCAAGGATGGAAAGCTGACAAAGGAAGAAATCCTCCATACACCCTATTTCAATAAGCTGCAACCAAAGGATGCAGGACGGATCATCTTTCACGGGGAAGATGAGGATGGAAATCCCGTATATACGATTGGAAGAAGGCGCGATAAATTGCTTGTACCTGCGTTAAAGGATTATAGTCTTTTAATGATGGATCGTTTCAATGCAAGGGAGAAGATAGTCTTTTCCAATACGTCGCCAACCGTTCCTTTGCCGATGACATTGGGTGGTTTGTTCTCAAGGGAACTCAAGCTTGATTTCATCGGGGTGCCATTGCTGGTGATGGGAGCAAAGCAATGCTGCCATGATGTCCTTCGACTTGTGGAGCATACAAAGGAGATGGGCAGGACGACAAAGAATAGGATCACAATCCTGGAAAATAAGGAATTTAAATAG
- a CDS encoding DinB family protein — protein sequence MAVYQNVEAFIEEYRNESQSTLKLLKALTDESLSQEAAPGYRTLGELAWHLVHLEKGMLHMTGLKFDAPAENSAPPSTAAEIADAYESTVDAMLEAVETQWNDEKLEEVNNLFGFDWKNGLTLDIYLKHEIHHRGQLTIMMRLAGLPVSGVYGPSKEEWSTMGMEAPAY from the coding sequence ATGGCTGTTTATCAAAATGTAGAAGCATTTATTGAAGAGTACCGAAATGAATCCCAATCAACCTTAAAATTATTGAAGGCATTGACGGATGAGTCGCTTAGTCAAGAAGCAGCCCCAGGCTATCGTACATTGGGAGAACTTGCATGGCATCTCGTTCATCTTGAAAAAGGCATGCTGCATATGACCGGATTGAAATTTGATGCTCCAGCCGAAAACAGTGCTCCGCCTTCAACTGCTGCAGAAATCGCGGACGCATACGAATCCACAGTGGATGCGATGCTTGAGGCGGTTGAAACACAATGGAACGATGAAAAACTCGAGGAAGTGAACAATTTATTTGGGTTTGATTGGAAAAACGGATTGACGCTTGATATTTATTTGAAGCACGAAATCCATCACCGAGGCCAGCTTACGATCATGATGCGCTTGGCCGGACTCCCGGTTTCAGGTGTATACGGCCCTTCAAAAGAAGAATGGTCGACGATGGGGATGGAAGCTCCGGCATACTAA
- a CDS encoding MDR family MFS transporter, with protein sequence MIEKESNVKLVVAGLLLGILMSAMDNTIVATALGSIVSDLGGLDKFVWVTSAYMVAVMAGMPIFGKLSDMYGRKRFYIFGLAIFLIGSALCGTAQNITQLSLYRALQGIGGGALMPIAFTIVFDIFPPEKRGKITGLLGAVFGSASVFGPLIGAYLTDNLSWHWIFYVNVPIGLLSLAFILSSYKETSALHKQRIDWWGAITLVVAVVSLMFALELGGKEYGWNSWQIIGLFISFGVFFIAFFFVERIAESPIISFWMFKKRLFAASQVLAFLYGASFIILTIFIPIFVQAVYGGSATNAGFILTPLMLGSVAGSAFAGIFMTKTSYRNIMLVSIIAFIAGMSLLATMTPDTSRVLLTLFMILSGFGVGFSFSLLPNATVHKLDPRFRGSANSTNAFFRSFGMTIGITVFGAIQSKVFTNKLTDAFKGMQGGSQSFKMGNPQEIFQPETRKHIPDFVLNKIIDAMSSSITITFLLALIPLALALITVFLMGNTRLEAAKPAQDKSSMAKS encoded by the coding sequence TTGATTGAAAAAGAAAGTAATGTGAAGTTGGTTGTTGCCGGTCTTCTCCTTGGAATCTTGATGTCTGCTATGGACAATACCATTGTTGCGACTGCGCTTGGATCAATTGTTTCTGACCTAGGTGGTCTGGATAAATTCGTTTGGGTCACTTCCGCGTACATGGTCGCAGTCATGGCGGGTATGCCGATATTCGGCAAGCTTTCGGACATGTATGGAAGGAAACGATTTTATATTTTTGGGCTGGCGATTTTCCTGATCGGCTCCGCCCTATGCGGAACTGCTCAAAATATCACACAGCTGAGCCTGTACCGTGCCCTTCAAGGAATCGGCGGAGGGGCTTTGATGCCGATAGCCTTTACGATCGTATTTGATATCTTCCCTCCTGAAAAACGAGGAAAAATCACCGGATTGCTTGGGGCTGTCTTTGGCTCCGCATCTGTTTTCGGACCGCTGATCGGAGCATATTTAACAGATAATCTTAGCTGGCACTGGATTTTCTATGTGAATGTACCAATCGGTCTTTTATCACTTGCATTCATTTTGTCATCCTATAAAGAAACATCCGCATTGCACAAGCAGCGAATCGATTGGTGGGGCGCCATCACCTTGGTCGTTGCGGTCGTCAGTTTGATGTTTGCCCTTGAATTGGGCGGCAAGGAATATGGTTGGAATTCTTGGCAAATCATCGGACTTTTCATTTCCTTCGGGGTATTTTTTATTGCCTTTTTCTTCGTGGAACGAATTGCAGAAAGCCCGATTATTTCATTCTGGATGTTCAAGAAGCGTCTTTTTGCCGCTTCACAGGTATTGGCTTTTCTCTACGGTGCTTCCTTTATCATATTGACCATTTTCATTCCGATATTTGTTCAAGCTGTATATGGAGGAAGTGCGACAAATGCCGGATTCATCTTAACGCCACTCATGCTGGGATCGGTAGCAGGCAGTGCATTTGCCGGTATTTTCATGACCAAGACAAGCTACCGCAATATCATGTTGGTTTCCATCATCGCTTTTATAGCGGGGATGAGCCTGTTGGCGACGATGACACCGGACACAAGCCGGGTACTATTGACTTTATTTATGATTTTATCTGGTTTTGGAGTAGGTTTCTCATTTTCATTGCTGCCGAATGCGACAGTGCACAAGCTGGACCCAAGATTTCGCGGGTCGGCAAATTCCACGAATGCTTTCTTCCGTTCATTTGGCATGACGATCGGGATTACCGTGTTCGGGGCCATTCAATCGAAGGTGTTCACGAACAAACTAACCGACGCCTTCAAGGGGATGCAAGGTGGCAGCCAATCTTTTAAAATGGGAAATCCACAAGAAATCTTCCAGCCTGAAACAAGGAAGCACATCCCTGATTTTGTATTGAATAAAATCATCGATGCGATGTCATCTTCCATTACGATTACATTTTTGCTTGCCCTAATTCCGTTGGCACTGGCTTTGATTACCGTATTCCTGATGGGGAATACCCGCTTGGAAGCTGCAAAGCCTGCACAAGATAAAAGCTCTATGGCAAAATCATAA
- a CDS encoding PadR family transcriptional regulator — translation MSMKLTVLGLLMEGEKHPYEVQQIVKNRQMKYYIKMAPGSLYYAFEKLKDDGFIEVSKVIKDTNRPDKTIYAITDRGVEEFQSQLLKQLGHKEQLAKPIYAALSFANYSEPEKMKEKLKKKIEFTEDYIEKMKLVYHHKKDKEDRAKMYIILGVMMQLKTELIWLKRIEQDLVDGNLQKTGDLDLIDNALPSIDFNDLYYTNGKKG, via the coding sequence ATGAGTATGAAATTGACTGTACTGGGTCTTCTGATGGAGGGAGAAAAACACCCGTACGAAGTACAGCAAATCGTGAAAAATCGGCAAATGAAATATTACATCAAGATGGCGCCAGGCTCCTTGTACTATGCTTTCGAAAAGCTGAAGGACGATGGGTTCATAGAAGTCTCAAAGGTGATCAAGGATACGAACCGCCCCGATAAAACCATCTATGCCATCACGGATAGAGGCGTCGAGGAATTCCAATCGCAATTATTGAAGCAGCTGGGGCATAAGGAACAGCTGGCAAAGCCCATCTATGCCGCATTATCCTTTGCCAACTACAGCGAACCTGAAAAAATGAAAGAGAAATTAAAGAAAAAGATCGAGTTCACTGAAGATTATATCGAGAAGATGAAATTGGTCTATCATCATAAAAAAGATAAAGAAGACCGTGCGAAAATGTATATTATCCTTGGGGTAATGATGCAATTAAAAACAGAACTCATATGGCTGAAAAGAATAGAACAAGATTTAGTGGACGGGAACCTGCAGAAAACAGGTGATTTGGATTTAATCGACAATGCTCTCCCATCCATCGATTTCAATGATCTGTATTATACGAATGGCAAAAAAGGCTGA
- a CDS encoding MFS transporter: protein MSSHTHAVSKAQSKGGIPALLALAISAFGIGTTEFVPVGLLSSISDDLTISITLAGLLISGYALGVAFGAPVLTAMTSKMSRKSLLMSLMVLFIVGNSAAAMSNSFGFLLTARVITAFSHGIFFSIGSTIAADLVPANKRASAIAFMFTGLTVATVTGVPLGTFIGQAFGWRATFWGVAILGVIGVMASAILVPSDLKEAPPAKFSEQLKILRSGKLLLAFAITALGYGGTFVAFTYLTPLLEGVTGFSPKWVSIILLGYGVAVAFGNVIGGKASDKHPLKALSWMFILQAIVLLILTFTASFKTAGLVTIFFMGLFAFMNVPGLQILVVQLAEKYVPSAVNVASALNIAAFNVGIAIGSFIGGLVVDSIGIIHTPWIGAIMVAGAVVLTGWLRKLEK, encoded by the coding sequence ATTAGTTCACATACACATGCTGTTTCAAAAGCACAGTCCAAAGGGGGAATCCCTGCGCTATTGGCATTGGCGATCAGTGCCTTTGGCATCGGGACGACCGAATTTGTTCCTGTTGGCCTGCTTTCATCGATTTCAGATGATTTGACTATTTCCATTACACTTGCTGGTCTTTTGATTTCCGGCTATGCTCTCGGAGTCGCTTTCGGAGCGCCGGTCCTAACGGCTATGACCAGCAAAATGAGCAGAAAATCGCTGCTGATGTCTTTGATGGTACTATTCATCGTCGGAAACTCAGCCGCAGCAATGTCCAATAGCTTTGGATTTCTTTTAACAGCAAGGGTCATCACAGCCTTTTCGCATGGCATTTTCTTTTCCATCGGCTCAACGATTGCAGCCGATCTGGTTCCGGCCAATAAACGGGCCAGTGCCATTGCATTTATGTTCACCGGTTTGACGGTTGCGACTGTTACGGGTGTTCCGCTCGGAACTTTCATCGGTCAAGCATTTGGCTGGAGAGCGACATTCTGGGGTGTCGCGATTTTGGGTGTGATCGGGGTCATGGCGAGTGCCATTTTGGTTCCATCCGACTTAAAAGAAGCTCCTCCGGCAAAATTCAGCGAGCAGCTCAAGATATTACGCAGCGGAAAATTGCTTCTTGCTTTTGCGATCACAGCTCTTGGCTATGGCGGAACATTCGTGGCATTTACCTATTTGACGCCGCTACTTGAAGGAGTGACCGGTTTCAGTCCGAAATGGGTCTCCATTATCCTACTTGGCTACGGCGTTGCTGTAGCGTTTGGGAATGTCATCGGCGGGAAAGCGTCTGATAAACATCCTTTAAAAGCGTTGTCCTGGATGTTCATTCTCCAAGCCATCGTATTATTGATCTTAACCTTTACAGCATCTTTCAAAACGGCAGGATTGGTAACGATATTCTTTATGGGGCTATTTGCCTTCATGAATGTTCCCGGTCTGCAGATATTAGTCGTACAGCTTGCTGAAAAATATGTTCCATCAGCGGTAAATGTAGCATCTGCCTTGAATATTGCGGCTTTTAATGTGGGAATCGCCATCGGCTCCTTTATTGGAGGTTTGGTAGTCGATTCAATCGGCATCATCCATACTCCTTGGATCGGTGCAATCATGGTAGCAGGAGCAGTTGTGCTGACCGGATGGCTGAGAAAACTGGAAAAATAA
- a CDS encoding DinB family protein, which yields MTKRPKAGEYAPHYSSYIKLVENEDILQILNVQMDDTVRLLENLSGKEGEYRYAPGKWSIKEVIGHLTDTERIMTFRLLSFARGESAELPGYEDEEYVKKAGFNSLSIQEILEDFGAVRKSTIQLVKRLDEEAWSRGGNANGSYVTVLALAWIIAGHELHHRKIIEERYLQTDK from the coding sequence ATGACAAAGCGACCTAAAGCGGGGGAATATGCCCCCCACTACTCTTCTTATATTAAGCTGGTAGAGAATGAAGATATCCTCCAAATATTGAACGTACAAATGGATGACACAGTCCGTTTACTGGAGAACCTTTCCGGAAAAGAAGGAGAGTACCGCTATGCTCCTGGTAAATGGAGTATAAAGGAAGTGATTGGACACCTTACGGATACGGAAAGGATCATGACCTTTCGACTTCTAAGTTTTGCAAGAGGGGAAAGTGCTGAGCTCCCAGGCTATGAAGATGAGGAATATGTGAAAAAGGCCGGATTCAATAGTCTATCCATACAGGAAATATTAGAGGATTTCGGAGCGGTAAGAAAGTCTACCATCCAATTGGTGAAAAGGCTTGATGAAGAAGCCTGGTCCCGCGGCGGCAATGCCAACGGATCCTATGTGACGGTCTTGGCTCTGGCATGGATCATTGCAGGTCATGAGCTGCATCATCGGAAGATCATAGAGGAACGATATTTGCAAACCGACAAATAA
- a CDS encoding AI-2E family transporter → MDTINRVFQSRGFKRILIFLFISLILYVLKDMINLILFTFIFSFLMNRLVNFLLERIPVNRIIIVIVLYTVIVGFVSLAFINYLPMIANEIGSLVKQLTTFYSSVPNYGVFNQFFANIDTDKLSSYMEQGVTFLIKYFSDVSRVGIQILLALLLSLFYMLEKPRLINFTQKFKKSKIAPIYNEIEFFAGKFAGTFGKVIEAQLIIAVVNGGLTTAALWILGFPQLGGLSIMVLMLGLIPVAGVILSLIPLCIIAYSIGGVMKVVYIVIAITIVHAIEAYILSPKLMSSKTNLPVFYTFFILIFSEHFFGIWGLIVGIPIFVFFLEVFEVNNEKTIKKSTK, encoded by the coding sequence ATGGATACAATCAACCGAGTTTTTCAAAGCAGAGGCTTTAAAAGGATCTTGATTTTTCTTTTCATTTCATTGATCTTATATGTATTGAAAGATATGATAAACCTAATTTTATTTACGTTTATCTTTTCGTTTTTGATGAACCGACTGGTGAATTTCCTTCTCGAAAGGATCCCGGTGAATAGAATCATCATTGTCATTGTCTTGTATACGGTCATTGTCGGCTTCGTATCGTTGGCATTCATCAATTATTTACCGATGATCGCAAATGAAATCGGTTCTTTGGTGAAGCAGCTCACGACGTTTTATTCGAGTGTCCCGAATTATGGGGTATTCAATCAATTTTTTGCCAACATCGATACTGATAAGCTCTCCAGTTATATGGAACAAGGTGTTACATTCCTGATTAAATATTTTTCGGATGTAAGCCGTGTGGGGATTCAGATATTGCTTGCGCTCCTTCTAAGTCTGTTCTATATGCTGGAAAAGCCGCGTTTGATTAATTTTACCCAAAAATTTAAGAAAAGCAAGATTGCTCCGATCTATAATGAAATCGAGTTTTTTGCCGGAAAGTTCGCAGGGACGTTTGGTAAAGTGATCGAAGCGCAGCTGATCATCGCGGTGGTAAATGGCGGTTTGACCACAGCTGCTTTATGGATACTCGGATTCCCTCAGTTAGGCGGATTGTCCATCATGGTGCTGATGCTGGGATTGATCCCTGTCGCTGGAGTCATATTATCACTTATCCCTCTATGCATCATTGCATACAGCATAGGCGGAGTGATGAAGGTCGTTTATATCGTTATTGCGATTACGATTGTCCATGCGATAGAGGCTTATATATTGAGTCCGAAATTAATGTCCTCCAAAACGAACCTGCCCGTGTTTTACACATTCTTTATTTTGATCTTTTCTGAGCACTTCTTTGGTATATGGGGACTGATAGTAGGAATTCCGATTTTCGTCTTCTTCCTTGAAGTATTTGAAGTCAATAATGAGAAAACAATAAAAAAATCGACAAAGTAA
- a CDS encoding YebC/PmpR family DNA-binding transcriptional regulator, which translates to MGRKWNNIKEKKASKDANTSRIYAKFGREIYVAAKQGEPDPEANQALKVVLERAKTYNVPRAIIDRAIEKAKGGSEENYDELRYEGFGPNGSMVIVDALTNNVNRTASEVRAAFGKNGGNMGVSGSVAYMFDATAVFGIEGKTEEEVLEILMEADVDARDIAEEDDTVIVYAEPDQFHAVQEAFKNAGITDFTIAELTMLAQNDVELPEDAQAQFEKMIDALEDLEDVQQVYHNVDLGE; encoded by the coding sequence ATGGGTCGTAAGTGGAATAACATTAAAGAAAAGAAAGCGTCCAAAGACGCAAATACAAGCCGGATTTATGCCAAGTTTGGACGGGAAATCTATGTGGCTGCCAAACAGGGCGAGCCTGATCCGGAAGCGAACCAGGCCTTGAAGGTTGTCCTCGAGCGGGCAAAGACATACAACGTGCCGAGAGCAATCATTGACCGCGCTATCGAAAAAGCGAAAGGCGGATCTGAAGAAAACTATGACGAGCTTCGCTATGAAGGATTTGGACCAAATGGATCTATGGTCATCGTAGATGCATTGACTAATAATGTTAACCGTACAGCTTCCGAAGTGCGCGCTGCTTTCGGCAAGAATGGCGGGAATATGGGAGTCAGCGGATCGGTTGCCTATATGTTTGATGCGACAGCGGTTTTCGGCATCGAAGGAAAAACTGAGGAAGAAGTATTGGAAATCCTGATGGAAGCGGATGTCGACGCCCGTGATATCGCAGAAGAAGATGATACGGTCATCGTCTATGCCGAACCGGACCAATTCCATGCTGTGCAAGAAGCATTCAAAAATGCAGGAATCACTGATTTCACGATAGCGGAATTAACGATGCTCGCACAAAATGATGTCGAGCTCCCTGAAGATGCTCAAGCTCAATTCGAAAAAATGATTGACGCATTGGAAGATCTAGAAGATGTTCAGCAGGTTTATCACAACGTAGACTTGGGCGAGTAA
- a CDS encoding ammonium transporter, with amino-acid sequence MTIQTLHTGLDTIWVVLTAAMIILMEGGFALLEAGFVRHKNNVNIIMKIFVDITIGTLCFYLIGFALMYGKDIAGMIGSSGFMLNGDLAHLDLSVSMDTYWLFQAAFVIAVISIVSGAVAERFNFRAYILYAVLMTTLIYPIAGHWVWGGGWLGNLGMLDFAGSAVIHALGGCSALAAAIFIGPRKGKFTPEGTSTIALPSNLPLASVGAFLLWFGWFGFNAGSTLSATDARIGHIAIATMLSAASGGAITMLYTLFRYNRSDAASVINGSLAGLVGITAGCAFVSDSAAILIGAVSGMLMLFATDWLEAKQIDDPVGAFPVHAISGIWGTFAVGLFAKDGGLFHSGGWHLLGVQVLGLIVLCVWGFALTWFGLKLIQLWIPVRSTEEEEEMGLDISYHGILAAYQEHEFIHHEDRYADIEKDHDLD; translated from the coding sequence ATGACGATTCAAACTTTGCACACCGGACTGGATACGATATGGGTGGTCCTGACAGCTGCGATGATCATTCTCATGGAAGGCGGATTTGCCCTATTGGAAGCTGGCTTTGTCAGGCACAAGAATAACGTGAATATTATCATGAAAATTTTTGTTGATATTACAATTGGAACGCTTTGTTTCTATTTAATAGGATTCGCTCTGATGTATGGCAAAGATATCGCCGGGATGATTGGATCGAGCGGATTTATGCTAAACGGGGACCTTGCACATTTGGACTTGTCAGTATCGATGGACACATATTGGCTGTTCCAAGCGGCATTTGTCATCGCGGTTATCTCCATCGTTTCAGGCGCAGTTGCTGAACGGTTCAATTTCCGTGCCTACATCCTTTATGCTGTTTTGATGACGACTTTGATCTATCCGATTGCCGGACATTGGGTATGGGGAGGCGGATGGCTTGGCAACCTTGGAATGCTTGACTTCGCAGGATCAGCTGTCATCCATGCACTTGGCGGTTGTTCGGCTCTTGCCGCTGCCATCTTCATCGGTCCGCGAAAAGGAAAATTCACGCCTGAAGGAACAAGCACCATCGCACTGCCAAGCAACCTGCCGTTGGCATCAGTCGGCGCATTCCTATTATGGTTCGGGTGGTTTGGGTTCAACGCGGGCAGTACGTTGAGTGCTACGGATGCACGAATCGGCCATATCGCCATCGCGACGATGCTGTCAGCAGCATCCGGCGGCGCCATCACCATGCTGTATACCCTATTTCGCTACAATCGTTCCGATGCAGCCTCCGTCATTAATGGATCGTTGGCCGGACTTGTCGGGATTACGGCAGGCTGTGCGTTTGTCAGCGATTCAGCCGCCATTCTGATCGGCGCTGTTTCAGGAATGCTGATGTTATTCGCAACAGACTGGCTGGAAGCGAAGCAAATCGACGATCCTGTCGGCGCCTTCCCCGTCCACGCCATTTCAGGCATATGGGGAACTTTCGCAGTCGGGTTATTCGCCAAGGATGGCGGACTTTTCCACAGCGGCGGCTGGCACCTATTAGGCGTCCAAGTGCTCGGCCTTATTGTACTTTGCGTCTGGGGCTTTGCCCTGACATGGTTCGGATTGAAATTAATCCAATTATGGATCCCTGTCCGTTCAACTGAGGAAGAAGAGGAAATGGGACTGGACATCAGCTATCACGGCATTCTCGCCGCCTATCAAGAGCACGAATTCATCCATCATGAAGATCGATATGCCGATATCGAGAAGGATCATGACCTAGATTGA
- the glmS gene encoding glutamine--fructose-6-phosphate transaminase (isomerizing) yields the protein MCGIVGYIGNQDTKEILLKGLEKLEYRGYDSAGIAVKNDSGVHVFKEKGRIADLRSIVDEAVVGNTGIGHTRWATHGVPSKVNAHPHKSASGRFTIVHNGVIENYSFLKKEFLHNIDLKSETDTEVIVQIVEKFVNEGMDTEEAFRKTLTVLKGSYALALLDEENDQTIFVAKNKSPLLVGLGEGFNVVASDAMAMIQVTDQYVELMDKEVVIVTKDEVTIQNLDGEVITRAPYTAEIDASDIEKGTYPHYMLKEIDEQPLVMRKIVQAYQNESNDLTIDPSIVGALNEADRIYIIACGTSYHAGLVGKQFIEKMAKIPVEVHVASEFSYNMPLLSENPLFVFISQSGETADSRSVLVQIKEQGYKALTITNVPGSTLSREANYTLLLHAGPEIAVASTKAYTAQIAVLAILANVTGRSKGIEMEFDLVQDLGIVANAMEVLCDKKEEMEEVARQFLSTTRNCFFIGRAVDFYVGLEGALKLKEISYIQAEGFAGGELKHGTIALIEEGTPVVALATQESVNLSIRGNVKEVVARGANPCIISMKGLEEEDDSFVIPEVNELLTPLISVVPLQLLAYYAALHRDCDVDKPRNLAKSVTVE from the coding sequence ATGTGTGGTATTGTTGGATATATCGGAAATCAGGATACGAAAGAAATTTTATTAAAAGGCTTGGAAAAGCTTGAATATCGCGGATATGATTCTGCAGGAATCGCGGTTAAAAACGATTCAGGCGTCCACGTTTTCAAAGAAAAAGGCCGTATCGCCGATCTTCGCAGCATCGTGGACGAAGCGGTAGTAGGAAACACTGGAATCGGACATACACGTTGGGCGACACACGGCGTGCCGAGCAAAGTGAATGCCCATCCGCACAAAAGTGCTTCCGGCCGTTTTACCATCGTTCATAACGGTGTCATCGAAAACTATTCTTTCTTGAAAAAGGAATTTCTTCATAACATCGATTTGAAAAGTGAAACGGATACAGAAGTTATCGTTCAAATCGTTGAGAAGTTCGTTAACGAAGGAATGGACACAGAAGAAGCTTTCCGCAAAACGTTGACTGTCTTGAAAGGATCATATGCACTTGCGCTTCTTGATGAAGAAAATGATCAAACAATCTTTGTAGCAAAGAACAAAAGCCCTCTTTTAGTAGGATTGGGTGAAGGGTTCAATGTTGTGGCAAGTGATGCAATGGCGATGATTCAAGTAACGGATCAATACGTTGAACTTATGGATAAAGAAGTGGTCATCGTGACGAAAGATGAAGTGACCATTCAAAATCTGGACGGCGAGGTCATCACGCGTGCTCCTTACACAGCTGAAATCGATGCGAGCGATATTGAAAAAGGAACATATCCTCACTATATGCTTAAGGAAATCGATGAACAGCCGCTTGTCATGCGTAAAATTGTGCAGGCTTACCAAAACGAAAGCAATGACCTGACAATCGACCCATCCATTGTAGGCGCGCTGAACGAAGCGGACCGCATTTACATCATTGCATGCGGAACAAGCTACCATGCTGGTTTGGTTGGAAAGCAGTTCATTGAAAAAATGGCAAAAATCCCGGTTGAAGTGCATGTAGCAAGTGAATTCAGCTACAACATGCCGCTTCTATCAGAGAATCCATTATTCGTGTTCATTTCCCAAAGCGGGGAAACTGCAGACAGCCGTTCTGTATTGGTTCAAATCAAAGAGCAAGGCTACAAAGCATTGACGATCACAAATGTTCCTGGCTCTACACTATCCCGTGAAGCGAACTATACGCTGCTCTTGCATGCTGGTCCTGAAATTGCGGTTGCTTCTACGAAAGCTTATACAGCACAAATTGCTGTCCTTGCAATCCTAGCGAATGTAACGGGACGATCCAAAGGCATCGAAATGGAATTCGATCTTGTACAGGATCTTGGCATCGTAGCCAACGCAATGGAAGTTCTTTGCGACAAGAAAGAAGAAATGGAAGAAGTGGCTCGCCAATTCCTTTCTACAACAAGAAACTGCTTCTTCATCGGCCGTGCAGTTGATTTCTACGTTGGACTTGAGGGTGCCCTTAAGCTGAAGGAAATCTCCTACATCCAAGCTGAAGGTTTTGCTGGCGGAGAGTTGAAGCACGGTACGATCGCGCTTATCGAAGAAGGAACACCGGTCGTTGCCCTTGCAACGCAGGAAAGCGTCAATCTGAGCATCCGTGGAAACGTGAAGGAAGTTGTCGCACGCGGCGCCAACCCTTGCATCATCTCCATGAAAGGCTTGGAAGAAGAGGACGACAGCTTTGTCATCCCAGAAGTGAACGAATTATTAACACCTCTTATCTCTGTAGTTCCGTTGCAGCTTCTCGCGTACTATGCAGCATTGCACCGCGACTGTGACGTAGATAAACCACGTAACCTTGCAAAATCTGTTACAGTGGAATAA